From Roseibium alexandrii DFL-11, the proteins below share one genomic window:
- a CDS encoding LysR family transcriptional regulator has translation MNWDDLKLVDAAARARSLSGAAKALDISQPQLSRRLKAFEDRVGARLFDRTPSGLKPTEAGLRLIPLAADMRQRADAAARIMPDLAGASLRVVRVAVDEVRARVLTDMYPLLDDRLKDIELELISSHSHVDHQSRSIELQIRNCLPETDTLIARKIGDLAYGVYASKTYAAAHPSVFEEARYTACSWLGFTPDDLWYPAHNRWLAERLPAPPRLRTNTMTTMMNMIASGSGLGLLPVFMGDRHPDLLRVMGPLPELTNPEHIIVHRDVRREPAVRLAIDAISDVYRHMTPHLLGLQSQVKMTAAE, from the coding sequence ATGAATTGGGATGATCTTAAACTCGTGGATGCTGCGGCCCGGGCGCGGTCTTTATCCGGTGCTGCCAAGGCTTTGGATATCAGTCAGCCGCAACTCAGCCGGCGCTTGAAAGCATTCGAGGACCGCGTCGGAGCCCGGCTGTTTGACAGAACACCTTCAGGCCTCAAGCCCACCGAAGCAGGGCTGCGGCTAATTCCACTTGCCGCAGACATGCGCCAACGTGCGGATGCTGCAGCACGCATTATGCCGGATCTGGCAGGTGCTTCGCTCAGGGTCGTTCGTGTTGCCGTCGATGAGGTGCGCGCCCGCGTCCTGACGGATATGTATCCCCTTCTGGACGACCGGCTCAAAGACATTGAGCTTGAGCTGATCTCCAGCCACAGCCATGTCGATCATCAAAGCCGCAGCATCGAATTGCAGATCAGAAACTGCCTGCCGGAGACCGATACGCTGATTGCCCGGAAAATCGGAGATCTCGCTTACGGCGTCTATGCAAGCAAAACCTATGCTGCGGCACACCCATCTGTTTTTGAAGAAGCCCGGTACACAGCGTGCAGTTGGCTTGGATTTACGCCGGACGACCTCTGGTATCCGGCCCATAACCGCTGGCTCGCAGAACGCCTGCCGGCGCCTCCGAGGCTGCGCACGAACACCATGACCACTATGATGAACATGATCGCGAGCGGATCCGGCCTCGGATTGCTTCCAGTCTTCATGGGCGACCGGCATCCAGATCTCTTACGGGTCATGGGGCCTTTGCCGGAACTCACCAATCCGGAGCATATCATCGTTCACCGCGATGTCCGGCGTGAACCTGCCGTCCGTCTGGCGATCGACGCTATTTCGGATGTTTACCGTCATATGACCCCGCACCTTTTGGGCTTGCAGAGCCAAGTCAAGATGACTGCAGCCGAATAA
- a CDS encoding SPOR domain-containing protein, with protein MSDEYDKKRPDAAETPAPSGGNRPSGEDPLIELARIVHNNKQLGAPVSSGRVGSTDYFADLDDFASEPKPAADPNPTRQEPAFGVGQSREIPLSGDTRSNEQPRFDAPQPTRETGSYAATDVVRPSEASAPGYQSQAVAAGNVPDWPQVPQLDTIEATAASAMNRPAPSVPTPPVSELAQPAFQPSSPPEPRGPAVNIGRDFGAGLAASVANDLEQNLTAELEDELKGALRQTIDPPEVQEFGQSAAPARNSPEPHTPSQTQSPATDSSYYSGGYQAHTASYSQTPAPARSENYPDTDTPDDTLSRTGDLGPAFGPETAPPMQAFDRPAQDIRPEGYSPSAPAPQRPAINEDDLFAALTTPQGGAAAESKPQASEDSQQSIAGIDTLLADLDFPERDDRARQQSAADNSSERAAAQTSAETTATAASYAAEAPVPGRQTADDIDDMVWPAAADAVRDLGDDDTPPPPEGYDLDAVARAMQESDPTLKGSGVLPPHSRAEQAAVPHAEERSRRGIFVAAGVLGVAALGAVGFFFLDTDTIAVPDGPPPVISGLQEPLKIFPEEQDPSGGNNQSAKLIYDRVDGRNENAPTQLARPETPEPASLPPAPAGVQSGAELVPGATKRVRTVVVRPDGTIVSGDDAASAATGTAQPAAPAPAEPRVVATQPITATPSPEPAAATPQPATPAPSTPAIVAAAEPAAPVEESAGPVPTVLPRKKPAAPVQVAQAPAAATNPAPATQNNGPLNLSQPASAPVTTTASAATTAGAGSIPAGTYIVQVTSQRSASAASDAYSSLQRRYPSIIGNVNAVIVAADLGDRGVFYRARIPTGSRDEAIRLCEQLQGAGGDCFVRRQ; from the coding sequence ATGTCAGACGAATACGACAAAAAGCGGCCAGATGCGGCAGAGACCCCGGCACCGTCCGGGGGAAACCGGCCGTCTGGTGAAGATCCGCTGATTGAATTGGCGCGCATTGTTCATAATAACAAGCAATTGGGGGCGCCGGTGAGCAGCGGCCGGGTTGGAAGCACAGACTATTTCGCAGACTTGGATGATTTCGCGAGTGAACCGAAACCCGCTGCAGATCCCAATCCAACGCGCCAGGAACCCGCATTCGGCGTCGGGCAATCCCGGGAAATTCCTCTGTCCGGCGACACGCGGTCGAACGAACAGCCGCGTTTTGATGCTCCGCAGCCCACTCGTGAAACTGGGTCCTATGCAGCTACGGATGTTGTGCGGCCTTCTGAAGCGTCTGCACCGGGCTATCAATCGCAGGCGGTCGCCGCAGGCAATGTGCCTGACTGGCCTCAGGTGCCGCAGCTGGATACGATTGAAGCCACCGCTGCAAGTGCGATGAACCGCCCGGCACCATCTGTGCCGACACCGCCAGTTTCAGAGTTAGCGCAACCAGCTTTCCAACCGTCGTCTCCGCCTGAACCGCGCGGACCGGCTGTCAATATTGGACGTGATTTTGGAGCAGGTTTGGCAGCTTCTGTTGCCAATGATCTTGAACAGAATTTGACCGCTGAACTTGAGGATGAGCTGAAGGGCGCCCTGCGTCAGACCATCGATCCGCCCGAAGTACAGGAGTTCGGTCAGAGCGCTGCGCCCGCGCGCAATTCGCCGGAGCCGCACACTCCATCGCAAACCCAGTCGCCGGCTACGGACTCGAGCTACTATTCTGGTGGGTACCAAGCGCACACGGCAAGCTACAGCCAAACACCGGCTCCGGCGCGTTCCGAAAACTATCCGGATACAGATACGCCGGATGATACCCTAAGCCGCACGGGCGATCTGGGCCCGGCATTCGGTCCGGAAACCGCTCCACCCATGCAGGCTTTTGACCGTCCAGCACAGGATATTCGGCCTGAGGGCTATTCGCCGTCCGCCCCGGCGCCGCAACGACCGGCAATCAACGAAGATGATCTGTTTGCTGCCCTAACCACGCCACAAGGTGGTGCGGCTGCTGAGAGTAAGCCTCAGGCATCGGAGGACAGTCAGCAATCGATCGCCGGGATCGATACGCTTCTGGCAGATCTCGATTTTCCGGAACGGGACGACCGGGCTCGTCAACAAAGCGCGGCAGATAATTCATCTGAGCGTGCCGCGGCACAAACGTCGGCCGAAACAACGGCCACTGCGGCAAGTTATGCTGCCGAGGCTCCGGTTCCCGGTCGACAGACAGCTGATGACATCGACGACATGGTCTGGCCGGCAGCTGCAGATGCTGTTCGCGACCTTGGCGATGATGACACACCGCCGCCGCCAGAAGGTTATGATCTTGATGCTGTCGCACGTGCGATGCAGGAGAGTGACCCAACCTTGAAGGGCAGCGGGGTTTTGCCGCCGCACTCCCGGGCAGAGCAGGCTGCGGTTCCACATGCAGAAGAACGTTCTCGCCGCGGCATCTTTGTTGCTGCTGGTGTCCTGGGCGTTGCTGCACTTGGCGCTGTCGGGTTCTTCTTCCTGGATACCGACACGATTGCAGTTCCAGATGGTCCGCCACCGGTAATCAGCGGCCTCCAAGAGCCGCTAAAGATTTTCCCGGAAGAGCAGGATCCGTCTGGCGGCAACAATCAGTCCGCTAAACTGATTTACGATCGCGTCGATGGCCGCAACGAAAATGCGCCGACACAACTCGCGCGGCCGGAAACACCAGAGCCTGCCTCCTTGCCGCCGGCACCGGCCGGTGTTCAATCCGGTGCGGAACTCGTTCCGGGGGCAACCAAGCGGGTCCGCACGGTTGTTGTGCGCCCGGACGGAACGATCGTGTCGGGTGATGATGCGGCCTCAGCCGCGACTGGTACCGCACAACCGGCAGCCCCTGCGCCAGCTGAGCCCCGTGTTGTTGCAACACAGCCGATAACAGCAACACCTTCGCCGGAACCGGCTGCCGCAACGCCTCAGCCTGCAACGCCGGCACCGAGCACGCCCGCAATTGTTGCTGCAGCAGAACCTGCTGCGCCGGTTGAAGAGTCTGCAGGTCCTGTTCCGACTGTCCTGCCGCGTAAGAAACCAGCTGCGCCTGTGCAAGTTGCGCAAGCACCTGCAGCTGCCACAAATCCTGCACCGGCAACGCAGAACAATGGTCCACTGAACCTGTCTCAGCCAGCATCGGCACCCGTCACGACCACGGCATCTGCCGCAACAACTGCTGGCGCCGGGTCCATACCGGCCGGAACGTATATCGTTCAGGTGACGTCTCAGCGCTCAGCGTCGGCTGCGAGCGATGCCTATTCGTCGCTGCAACGTCGGTACCCGTCGATTATCGGAAATGTGAATGCTGTGATTGTGGCGGCTGACCTCGGCGATCGGGGGGTCTTCTACCGGGCCCGTATCCCCACTGGATCGCGTGACGAAGCCATCCGGTTGTGTGAGCAGCTGCAAGGCGCTGGCGGCGACTGTTTCGTCCGCAGGCAATAG
- a CDS encoding DMT family transporter: MIPTAAIGQRENIPAALFLALLGMSAFTPIFAAGKLAGGVLPIVALVWLRFAGGAATILCIASVKKVPLHKQISPLWKLHLMRAVCGVGGLSCAVYAASVMPLADATAIGLTKGIFAIALAGLILKELVTGKHWIAGAMSMLGAYLVVQSADNVAQNSEMALAGAIAAIASALFMAAESLIMRYIAQREDTVTILAYVNVFAALFLAVPVIWLIAQDGVAMGDLLAFAWLGPLAIIGQSFNISAYRRAGAATLAPAFYATVVLSALFGYAVWGEVPGPEALVGALLILAGGAVLTLRLGR; the protein is encoded by the coding sequence GTGATACCAACTGCCGCCATAGGCCAGCGCGAAAACATCCCTGCGGCACTGTTTCTGGCGCTCCTGGGCATGTCAGCCTTCACGCCGATTTTTGCGGCCGGGAAACTTGCAGGCGGTGTGTTGCCGATTGTTGCTCTCGTCTGGCTGCGGTTTGCCGGCGGGGCTGCAACCATTCTGTGCATTGCAAGCGTGAAGAAAGTTCCGCTCCACAAACAGATAAGTCCCTTATGGAAGCTCCATTTGATGCGGGCGGTGTGCGGTGTGGGAGGCTTGTCCTGTGCGGTCTATGCAGCATCCGTGATGCCGCTTGCGGATGCGACAGCGATTGGATTGACAAAAGGCATCTTCGCGATTGCCCTGGCCGGGTTGATCCTGAAAGAGCTGGTGACCGGCAAGCATTGGATTGCGGGAGCTATGAGTATGCTCGGCGCCTATCTCGTCGTTCAATCGGCCGACAATGTAGCTCAGAATTCGGAGATGGCGCTCGCTGGGGCCATAGCAGCGATTGCAAGTGCGCTCTTTATGGCGGCGGAAAGCTTGATCATGCGCTATATCGCCCAGCGCGAAGATACAGTTACGATCCTGGCCTATGTGAATGTTTTTGCAGCGTTGTTTCTGGCCGTGCCGGTGATTTGGCTGATCGCCCAAGACGGTGTTGCGATGGGTGATCTGCTCGCGTTCGCCTGGCTTGGCCCGCTCGCAATTATCGGCCAGTCTTTCAATATTTCAGCTTACCGAAGAGCGGGAGCTGCAACACTTGCGCCTGCCTTCTACGCCACCGTGGTTCTTTCGGCGCTGTTTGGTTATGCCGTTTGGGGCGAGGTGCCGGGACCTGAAGCCCTCGTCGGTGCGCTGCTGATCCTGGCCGGGGGCGCGGTCTTGACCCTGCGCCTTGGCCGGTAA
- a CDS encoding deoxyguanosinetriphosphate triphosphohydrolase encodes MNDNWKKIQADIGYGAQSLAVYAQNPFKSRGRLFPEPESPTRTPFQRDRDRIIHSSAFRRLKHKTQVFVYHEGDHFRTRLTHTIEVSQIARSLARALRLDEDLAECLALAHDLGHTPFGHEGEDVMHECMAPYGGFDHNAQSLRVVTHLEHRYAEFDGLNLAWETLEGLVKHNGPLVDDAGAPLGKFKDGELPFAIREYQRQQDLMLGTWPSGEAQAAAIADDIAYDAHDLDDGLRAGLFAIDDMREVPFLADILAEVDHKYPGLEETRRIHEIVRRSITRMVEDVIQEGVLNISELDPQNVEDVRTAGKCLVGFSPSMIAAEKEVKRFLFARVYRHEDVLSVRRLVARVVRDLFARLLAEPNLMPAPWDRGLDSLDDTSKARRVCDYIAGMTDRYAIEEHRRLFDDTPDLG; translated from the coding sequence GTGAACGACAATTGGAAGAAAATCCAGGCAGACATCGGGTATGGGGCGCAATCCCTTGCAGTCTATGCTCAAAACCCTTTCAAAAGCCGAGGTCGTCTTTTTCCGGAGCCTGAAAGCCCGACCCGGACCCCTTTTCAGCGGGATCGGGACCGGATCATCCATTCTTCGGCCTTCCGGCGCCTCAAGCACAAGACACAGGTGTTTGTGTATCATGAGGGAGATCACTTCCGCACGCGTTTGACGCACACGATTGAGGTTTCGCAAATCGCCCGCTCGCTCGCCCGTGCACTTAGGCTGGATGAGGATCTCGCAGAGTGTCTTGCACTTGCACACGATCTTGGACACACGCCTTTCGGCCATGAAGGCGAGGATGTCATGCATGAATGCATGGCTCCGTATGGCGGCTTTGATCACAATGCCCAGTCCCTGCGGGTCGTTACGCATCTGGAGCATCGATATGCGGAGTTCGATGGCCTGAATCTCGCCTGGGAGACCCTGGAAGGGCTCGTGAAGCACAATGGCCCACTGGTCGATGATGCCGGCGCACCGCTCGGCAAGTTCAAAGACGGTGAGTTGCCCTTTGCGATCCGGGAGTACCAAAGACAGCAGGATCTCATGCTCGGAACCTGGCCGAGTGGTGAGGCTCAGGCGGCAGCGATTGCAGATGACATCGCCTACGACGCGCATGATCTTGACGATGGACTTCGGGCTGGTCTGTTCGCAATCGACGACATGCGGGAAGTTCCCTTTCTGGCTGATATCCTTGCCGAAGTGGACCACAAGTATCCGGGCCTTGAAGAAACACGGCGGATCCACGAGATCGTCCGCCGCAGTATCACCCGGATGGTGGAAGATGTTATACAGGAAGGCGTCCTCAATATCAGCGAGTTAGATCCGCAAAACGTGGAGGATGTGCGTACTGCCGGAAAATGCCTGGTCGGGTTTTCACCATCCATGATCGCGGCCGAAAAGGAAGTGAAACGTTTCTTGTTTGCGCGTGTTTACCGCCATGAAGATGTTTTGTCTGTCCGCCGCCTTGTTGCCCGTGTCGTCAGAGATCTGTTTGCGCGCCTTCTTGCCGAGCCGAACCTGATGCCGGCCCCTTGGGACAGGGGCTTGGATAGCCTTGACGATACCAGCAAAGCGCGGCGTGTATGCGACTATATTGCTGGCATGACAGATCGTTATGCGATCGAAGAACACCGCAGACTGTTTGACGACACACCGGATTTGGGGTAG
- a CDS encoding segregation and condensation protein A, with the protein MAEQDTQPVSAPDKSFDLLSAVHTSEERAMSDPQLVVDVDGFEGPLDLLLGLARTQKVDLAKISILALVEQYLEFVTEARRMRLELAADYLVMAAWLAYLKSRLLLPEQKGEDEPTGAELAAALAFRLRRLEAMREVSEKLLARSRAGRDVFFRGEPETMSVVHKSIWDASVYDLLSAYATQRQRQSVTSVRVLRRTVWSLQEARELLTKLVGRVSEWTPLNAYLRDYLYDNKDWATVVASSFSASLEMVREGTVEIRQGEPFSPVYIRALEQEPDKDV; encoded by the coding sequence ATGGCGGAACAGGACACACAACCGGTATCTGCGCCAGACAAGTCATTTGACCTTCTGAGCGCGGTGCATACTAGCGAGGAACGGGCGATGTCCGATCCGCAGCTGGTAGTGGATGTCGATGGTTTTGAGGGGCCGCTTGATCTGCTTCTCGGTCTTGCGCGCACACAGAAGGTGGATCTCGCCAAGATCTCGATCCTAGCCTTGGTGGAGCAGTATCTGGAGTTTGTGACCGAAGCCCGGCGGATGCGTCTTGAGCTCGCCGCGGACTATCTGGTGATGGCCGCGTGGCTGGCCTATTTGAAATCCCGCCTTTTGCTTCCCGAACAAAAGGGTGAGGACGAGCCAACCGGGGCAGAACTGGCTGCAGCGCTTGCCTTTCGTTTGCGCCGCCTTGAGGCCATGCGGGAGGTTTCTGAAAAACTGCTGGCCCGCAGCCGGGCCGGGCGCGATGTGTTTTTCCGGGGGGAACCTGAAACCATGTCCGTCGTACACAAAAGTATCTGGGATGCCTCGGTCTACGACCTCCTGTCGGCCTATGCCACGCAACGCCAGCGCCAGTCGGTTACATCTGTTCGGGTTTTGCGCAGAACAGTGTGGTCGCTCCAGGAGGCGCGGGAGCTGCTGACCAAACTCGTCGGCCGGGTCAGTGAATGGACCCCTTTGAATGCGTATCTTCGCGACTACCTTTATGACAACAAGGATTGGGCGACGGTCGTGGCAAGCAGCTTTTCCGCCAGCCTGGAGATGGTCCGAGAAGGAACGGTTGAAATCCGCCAAGGAGAGCCGTTTTCGCCGGTCTATATTCGCGCCCTAGAACAGGAACCTGACAAAGATGTCTGA
- the nagZ gene encoding beta-N-acetylhexosaminidase produces MIKAFISGCAGTSLSAAEKAFFNEHNPWGLILFARNVDNPDQVLELTRSFRDAVGRADAPVLVDQEGGRVQRLRPPHWRKYPAPKLFGDLYKTDKAAGKRAAFLGAQLIAAELSEVGITIDCLPCLDVRFPDTVDAIGDRAISEDPETVAILGREMINGAIAGGVLPVIKHIPGHGRAKVDSHLELPRVTDDKNLLEALDFLPFKALADISLGMTAHLLYESIDPENPGTQSSAVINGIIRDEIGFDGCLMSDDISMKALGGDVSSRSTKIWDAGCDVVLHCNGNMSEMQAVADAAPVLAGRSQERCNTALAGYKPLEPDFNADKVWAEFQSLTGWAGA; encoded by the coding sequence ATGATCAAAGCCTTTATTTCCGGCTGCGCCGGCACAAGTCTCTCCGCTGCTGAAAAAGCGTTTTTCAATGAGCATAATCCTTGGGGACTGATCCTGTTTGCGCGAAATGTCGACAATCCGGACCAGGTTCTGGAGCTGACCCGGTCTTTTCGCGATGCTGTTGGCCGGGCGGACGCGCCGGTTCTTGTCGATCAGGAAGGAGGCCGGGTGCAAAGGCTACGGCCGCCGCATTGGCGCAAGTATCCAGCACCAAAGCTCTTCGGCGATCTCTACAAGACGGATAAGGCCGCTGGAAAACGTGCCGCATTCCTGGGCGCCCAGCTGATTGCCGCTGAACTGTCCGAGGTCGGAATTACCATCGACTGTTTGCCGTGCCTTGATGTACGGTTTCCGGACACCGTCGATGCGATCGGAGATCGCGCGATTTCCGAAGATCCGGAGACTGTTGCAATCCTCGGGCGCGAGATGATCAATGGCGCGATCGCCGGGGGTGTTCTGCCAGTTATCAAGCACATTCCAGGGCACGGCCGCGCCAAGGTGGACAGCCATCTTGAACTGCCGCGTGTCACGGATGACAAAAACTTATTGGAAGCTTTGGATTTCCTGCCATTCAAGGCACTTGCAGACATCTCCTTGGGCATGACCGCACACTTGCTTTATGAGAGCATAGATCCAGAAAACCCGGGGACGCAGAGCAGTGCAGTCATAAATGGGATTATCCGCGATGAAATCGGCTTTGACGGCTGTCTGATGAGTGATGACATCTCCATGAAGGCGCTTGGCGGCGATGTGTCGAGCCGGTCAACAAAAATTTGGGATGCCGGATGCGATGTCGTGCTCCACTGCAATGGCAATATGTCGGAAATGCAGGCAGTTGCGGATGCCGCGCCGGTACTTGCGGGACGTTCCCAGGAGCGCTGTAACACCGCTTTGGCTGGGTACAAACCGTTGGAACCAGACTTTAATGCAGACAAGGTCTGGGCAGAGTTTCAATCCCTGACTGGCTGGGCGGGAGCGTAA
- a CDS encoding alpha/beta hydrolase, with the protein MRARHDIPAGTLHRISVTSEILTQNRLGDPATRAVVIYVPHGHDGGGLPLLVDIVGYTSGGPAHVNWKNFGENVPERLDRLIQDGALPPVVVAFPDCFTRLGGNQYIDSTSMGPWATWLTTDMLQTVEGQFGCGGHGKRGLFGKSSGGYGAIVHAMKYADVWSAAACHSGDMAFELCYLPEMPSALRAIQKHGSIEAFVRWFEAGPKYPGGALHDLMTFAMAATYDPDPSPDTFCGIRLPVDLETCEIIEDRWNAWLSWDPLQMIEAHTDALKSMKGLWIDCGYIDQYNLVYGARRLKRKLEAAGVDHIYEEFNDTHSSIDYRMDESLPFLANALLK; encoded by the coding sequence ATGCGCGCGCGCCATGACATTCCGGCCGGCACTTTGCACCGGATTTCCGTCACATCCGAAATCTTGACACAAAACCGGCTTGGCGATCCGGCAACGCGCGCAGTTGTCATTTACGTTCCACATGGACATGACGGCGGCGGGCTGCCGCTTCTGGTCGATATCGTTGGTTATACGTCCGGCGGCCCGGCGCATGTGAACTGGAAGAATTTCGGCGAAAACGTTCCGGAGCGTTTGGACCGGCTGATCCAGGATGGTGCACTCCCGCCGGTTGTCGTCGCTTTCCCGGATTGTTTCACGCGCCTCGGTGGCAACCAGTATATCGACAGCACATCTATGGGACCTTGGGCAACGTGGCTCACCACAGACATGCTTCAGACTGTCGAGGGCCAATTCGGCTGCGGTGGACACGGCAAACGCGGTTTGTTCGGCAAGTCATCCGGCGGCTATGGCGCCATCGTCCATGCCATGAAATATGCCGACGTCTGGTCGGCAGCTGCCTGTCACTCCGGAGATATGGCGTTTGAACTCTGTTACTTGCCAGAAATGCCAAGTGCCCTGCGGGCAATCCAGAAACATGGATCAATTGAGGCTTTTGTTCGTTGGTTTGAAGCCGGACCGAAGTATCCCGGTGGCGCATTGCATGACCTAATGACCTTCGCGATGGCTGCGACCTACGATCCAGATCCGTCGCCGGACACCTTCTGCGGGATTCGCTTACCTGTTGACCTAGAGACATGCGAAATCATTGAAGACCGCTGGAATGCCTGGTTGTCCTGGGATCCTTTGCAAATGATCGAAGCGCATACAGATGCCTTGAAATCCATGAAAGGGCTCTGGATCGATTGCGGTTACATCGACCAATACAATCTGGTCTATGGTGCGCGCCGTTTGAAACGGAAGCTTGAGGCCGCCGGTGTTGATCACATCTACGAAGAGTTCAATGACACCCACTCGTCGATTGACTACCGAATGGACGAAAGCCTGCCGTTCCTTGCAAACGCACTTCTGAAATAG
- the argS gene encoding arginine--tRNA ligase, whose amino-acid sequence MNIFAEFTRRVKKCLEALELEGPDGNAPDLSRVVVEAPRDPAHGDFATNAAMVLAKPLGMKPRDLAERLVVELSKDPEITETTVAGPGFINLRVAQSVWQKILGRILAEGLGYGGTKTADPSKVNVEYVSANPTGPMHVGHIRGAVVGDALANLLEFAGNEVVKEYYINDAGSQIDTLARSAFLRYREALGEDIGEIPAGLYPGDYLVPVGVALKDEFGSDLRDQDEADWLPKVKERAISAMLELIRSDLAALGVEHEVFFSERSLHERSDSNGSKIDHMLDGLRAKGLVYEGTLPPPKGQVPEDWEDREQTLFRASDYGDDTDRALKKSDGSYTYFAADVAYFEDKFKRGFKEAIYVLGADHGGYAKRLQAVGKAVSGGDTEVIVRFCQLVKLMRDGAPVKMSKRSGDFITLREVVDEVGSDPVRFMMLFRKNDAPLDFDFKKVTEQSKDNPVFYVQYGHARCCSVLRQAAEELSGQDLGDSVLASADYSLLDDTGELELIGKMAEWPKVVEAAADTHEPHRIAFYLHELASSLHGHWNRGKELPHLRFIDSSNTKLTVARVALVRAVSLVLSSGLAILGVQAPEEMR is encoded by the coding sequence ATGAACATCTTTGCCGAGTTCACGCGACGCGTGAAAAAATGTCTCGAAGCGCTTGAATTAGAAGGACCGGACGGCAATGCGCCAGATCTGTCCCGCGTTGTCGTCGAGGCACCTCGGGATCCGGCTCATGGCGACTTTGCAACCAACGCTGCAATGGTTCTTGCAAAGCCGCTCGGCATGAAGCCGCGTGATCTGGCAGAGCGTCTGGTTGTCGAACTCTCGAAAGACCCGGAAATCACGGAAACCACGGTCGCAGGTCCCGGGTTTATCAATCTACGGGTCGCCCAAAGTGTCTGGCAGAAGATACTCGGGCGCATTCTTGCGGAAGGCCTTGGTTATGGCGGTACGAAGACCGCTGACCCTTCCAAGGTGAATGTCGAGTATGTCTCCGCGAATCCGACCGGCCCAATGCATGTCGGACATATTCGCGGTGCAGTGGTTGGCGATGCGCTTGCAAATTTGCTGGAATTTGCCGGCAATGAAGTGGTCAAGGAGTACTACATCAACGATGCAGGCTCTCAGATCGACACGCTCGCCCGCAGCGCCTTTCTGCGTTATCGCGAGGCACTCGGCGAAGACATCGGCGAGATTCCGGCAGGCCTATATCCCGGAGATTACCTCGTCCCGGTTGGCGTGGCGCTGAAAGACGAATTCGGCAGTGATCTGCGCGATCAGGACGAAGCCGACTGGCTCCCGAAGGTCAAGGAACGTGCCATCTCAGCCATGCTGGAATTGATCCGCTCGGATCTCGCCGCACTTGGTGTTGAGCACGAGGTCTTTTTCTCCGAACGATCTCTCCATGAGCGTAGTGACAGCAACGGGTCAAAGATTGATCACATGCTCGATGGTCTGCGGGCCAAGGGTCTTGTGTATGAAGGCACGCTCCCGCCGCCCAAGGGCCAGGTCCCGGAAGACTGGGAAGACCGCGAACAGACACTTTTCAGGGCGAGCGACTATGGAGACGATACCGATCGGGCGCTGAAAAAATCTGACGGGTCCTACACGTATTTTGCTGCCGACGTTGCGTATTTCGAGGACAAGTTCAAGCGCGGCTTCAAGGAAGCGATTTACGTTCTTGGCGCGGACCACGGCGGCTACGCCAAACGCTTGCAGGCAGTCGGCAAGGCTGTCTCCGGCGGTGATACGGAAGTCATTGTCCGCTTTTGCCAGCTTGTGAAGCTGATGCGTGACGGCGCGCCGGTGAAAATGTCAAAGCGGTCCGGTGATTTCATTACTTTGCGCGAAGTGGTCGACGAAGTGGGATCGGATCCGGTCCGGTTCATGATGTTGTTCCGGAAGAACGATGCACCGCTCGACTTTGACTTCAAGAAGGTGACGGAGCAGTCCAAGGACAATCCGGTCTTTTATGTTCAATATGGTCATGCGCGTTGCTGTTCTGTTTTGAGGCAGGCCGCAGAAGAGCTGTCCGGGCAAGATTTGGGTGATTCTGTGCTCGCGAGTGCCGACTATTCCCTGCTTGATGACACCGGTGAGCTTGAATTGATCGGCAAAATGGCCGAGTGGCCAAAAGTTGTCGAGGCGGCGGCCGACACTCATGAGCCGCATAGAATCGCGTTTTACCTGCATGAACTTGCAAGTTCACTGCACGGTCACTGGAATAGAGGCAAGGAATTGCCTCATTTACGTTTTATTGATTCTAGTAACACGAAATTAACCGTAGCGCGTGTTGCTTTGGTTCGTGCAGTATCCTTGGTACTTTCGTCAGGCTTGGCGATTCTCGGTGTACAAGCTCCTGAGGAAATGCGCTGA